Within the Zea mays cultivar B73 chromosome 10, Zm-B73-REFERENCE-NAM-5.0, whole genome shotgun sequence genome, the region CGGGGACGCGTTGAAAGAGGAGGAGCTCCCCATACGGCAGGGTGAGACCGTGAGACAGCTGCCCCACCTATCGTTGCCGAGGAGAGGATCCTCACTTCCGTCTTTCTTCCTCGTCCGTCCGAACGACTCTCCAGGTTCGCATATCGGCAGATGGTTGAGGGCGATGTCGGCGGACGGACATTTTACATTTTTTGGCATAAACATTTTATATAATACTACCTCCGTTTCTAAATACTTGACGCCCAATAGTTCATCTTTGAACTAGGAAACGACATGTATAAAAAAACAGAGGGAGTATCTATTAGGAGAACAGTTCCTAATCAATACTTCTATAACCTTATAGATGTTTGGTTTATAGGAACTACTTTTTAATCcatctattttattttattttggtcGCTAAATTGCTAAATACGGTTTATTTTAGTTTTCACGTTTGATAATTTAGAgaataaaatgaaataaaatatatgaactaaaaattagtccatagAAACTAAACACCCTCTTATTTCGTTGGGTGATGGAATGACTATTACAAATAGTTTTGGAGAAAGAAAAAATGAATTATTAGAGAACTATTCCATTTGTAGCCGTGAATATTTTCTAGGAAATCCTAATTTAAAGGTATTGATAGACTAAATATTAAGAGCGGTTGAAGATGCTCTAAAGATAACAAAGTATAAATTGATCGACTTGTCATGAGGTCATAAACAAGACTAGGTGGAGTGTGAGAGATGTATAGACTACCGGAGGTCCAATTTTGAAGTCCATGAGCCCCAACATAACACACACTATGTCGAAGAATTCGAGCCATCGAGCGTTGAACTGTCGATTTTTGTGACCATGCTATCCGTCCACTAGATCATTCTAAGATTTCGTCAAATAGACCCTAAGATCATATATCTGAACACAAAAGAACTACGAGACATAAGATTATTAACACAACATCCTTCTCATATTAACTTTCTTATATATATAAACACGTGCATGCGCCGGGTAAGCCAGGGCATACCCTGGCATACCCGTAGATCCGCCCCTGACATCATTTGCTAGCGCCCATAATCTATTGATGCAACAAGTGGTaaccaaaggtatataaataccACGTTACATCTTCTCTCACTATTTCTAGTTTTGTACACACAAAGTAAACTAGAACACCTAACAAAAGATGATGATTATATACAAGTGTGGGTCATGGGTCATCAATACCTTCGTCTTAACCACTCAAAGATATCATAAAAATAGAGAAGCTTTGGGTCGCATTGGAAAGTGGGCAACAGAGCTCAATGAGTTCGTCATTGATTTTGTTCATAGATTGTCTATTCAATTCCAGACACTAGCAGACTTTATCGCTAACTAGACTCCTAGTCCGCAGGAAGAAGCTACCTCCTCAGACAAAGCTATCTAGACATTATTCTGTGATGGATCATGGGGATCCTTCGGGGCTGGTGCTACAGTCGTTATTGTTTCACCATCCAAAGCGAAGACATTGTATGTCGCAAAGCTGCAATTTCAGTTTACAAATAACATATCAGAATACGAAGCTTTATTGTTGGGCCTGAAAAAGTTGAAGGCGATGAGAGTACGAAGTGCAATCTTGAAATATGATTCTCAAGTCATCACAGGTCAAGTGGACAAATCAAGCAAGGCAAAAAAACTCAGCTTTAGAAAAGTATCTCGATATGGTTCGAAGGATGGAGGCTTCCTTCGAAAGATTTTCACTGAAAAATATCCCAAGGCTGGACAACGAGCACGCTGACATGTTAGCCAAGTCTGCCgcccaggggctccctctacccccGAAGTATTCTTTAAAATACTAAAAGCACCCTCGGTGGAATTGATGGAAAGAACTATCTTAACGGTATCCCCTACGCAAAGTGAAGACTGGAGGACGGAGATCATAACCTTCCTTTGAGGAAAccatccagtcgacgatgaagcatACATCAAAAGAATGCAGGCAAGAACGAGGCCATATAGaatcatagaaggggaattatacaaggaAGGTGTCTGCTCACCCCTGCTAAAGTGTTTTTCCAGAGACGAATGTAAAGAGTGGATAAGAGAAATCCATACTGGAATATGTGGATCGCACATCGGCCCCAGGGCACTACTGGGGAAAATCTTTCgtcaaggattctactggccgaaggTAGCTTTGGACACATTAGAATTTGTGCAAAAATGTGACAATTGCCAGAAGTGTGCAAGAAATCAGAAGTAACCTtcctcaagcaactcctataaacctaatgcacatttcactagacttaaagtgtacaaaaattatttaaaaacacaaggaaggggttgcatgcaccagggcttgcttgGAATAAcattaggttagtgttgttaggcgaTGACCACTTGACGAGTATCCCTCGATCGAGCACTtgcttgatttaaccatcttcaggttggtccatcagcttcatcatgtggattagcccgcgcttggggtcgacttgagtcatcttccgcatcacgtgattaattatcgcacctgaatgaaatgcattatgcatatgaatgcatatagacaggaatatcaaaaaccctaaatagtgctacgcgatggCGAATTTAAACatctagcggcgaggcgttgaaTAATTTCATACGAAAATACTAGTTATCGATATATGACTACGCGCAATAATTACGCTCCTCTAGATTAAACGAACCTAACGTAAACATCACGAGCAACAAACTATACACCTTTAATATAATTAGCCTAAACATAActtatcagctaattaattaaattctaaacttatccTTCGTTTTATAAATTGTACTATATCGCTCACAAAGAACTATTTAAATTTTATTTTACTTCTCACATAGTATACATGTCAACAATTACTCAAACATTTCTTTATCGTAAATACATACACATCTTTATAAGTGAGTAAAATATTTTATCATCACACATGCCTACTAATATTCTACTCGGTACACTAATTCAGCTAATTAACCAGAATAGCGAAATAACTCGCCACAACTGAatctggctcgataatcgcaagaaccGCGAAGTTgacgagagtttcgtgactcacgcaatttatcgagcacctaATGAACATCACACTAGCACATTAATTTATTCAACGATCGAACTATTCTGAATAATTCATCAGCTTACCGTTTCAACAGCTGACTCGAATCCGCGGGATCGATAGTGATTTTCCGATTTCAATAATTTGCCGAGCGCTTGGTAGGTGCCACACGAACTTCACGCACACCACCATCCAATCTTTGGACATCTTCTCTTGGGAATTCTTTTGTCCGTGCGATCACAATTCAGAGACATCACGTAGAGACCGACATCGAGACGGGGTGACCGAACGACGACAGCAAGATAAAGGTTGGAGACGATCGGATATCAGCGACAAACACTAGAGTTTTACAACGGTATAGGACGGGTGCAGAGACTGACAGCAGGGAACTTTGTGATGGCAGCGACGCTCGACGGCGTTGTGGTTTTACGACAAGACAAAGTCAAGCACACTGGACGACACGAAGATGTTGAGAAGGAGACGACGGCCACGAGCAGCAAACAACGACCACGGCGAGCCGCCACCAAGCAAACTGCTGTAGATGACTGAGCACGAGCATCAAGCACTCAGCTGACGGACAGAGCCCACGTCGGGTTGACAAAAGGAAGACGCACGACGCGCGATGAGGGGAGCAGGCGATGCCCGGCGTTGGGGCAGGGCCGAGCGGTCAAGCGCCAGCAGAGGgaatcgccatggcgaacgcaggGGCGAGCCAGGAGCTGCGCGGCGGGGGAAATCAGGGGACGCGCAGGAGCTCCAGGGCTGGAGAAAGCTTCCGGCTGATGGAAGGAGGAGCGCTCGACTGGGCGCTGTACGGTGGAGGAGTTCGGCTGAGAGGAAGAAAAAGCAGCGCGCAGAGAAAACTGGGAGCAGGGCAGTTCGAGCGCCGTCCGAGCaggggccagggcgcggccagaaCGGAAGTAGGGAAGAGCTCCGCGTGCCGGAGGAGCGTGCGGCCATGGATGAGCAGAGCAGGGGCTGGGGACGCGCGCGCACAGGAGAGGAACTCGGCCACCATAGGAGAGGGAGGCAGGGCGCTGGATCCGAGCCAGGGCGACGAGGAAGCTCCACGGCGAGCTGGACCGAGCCAGGGAGAGAGCTCCGGACGGACGCAGCGAGCAGAGGGCAGGGCGCGGCGTAGGGGATGAACACCGACGAGCTGCGCGGCTGGGGAAGATGGAATCGGCCAGGGAGAAGAAACTCCATGGCACACGGAAGAAACGGTCGGCGCGCAGGGATAAGAACAGCGCGTGGTCAGGAAAATCAGGGAGGCTCCATGGCGCGGTGGCCATGGCCAAACAGGCCGGGAGCGCCGCGAGCTGGGCAACGGCACAGGTGAGCAGAGAGCACGGCGCTCGGCATGGGCAGGGAGGAAGAAAGCCAGGCGCGGCAGGGAATGAGCCGAACGCTGGGATATTTGTCCAAGGAGCGTGAGAGGATCAGGGCGCGTGGAGAGAAATGGAGGTCGTGGCTGAGCAGCGAGAAGTGCGTTCCCTAGAAAAAAATCCTCGAGATAAACCGTCGGAGATAAGCTATGTCCGACGGCATTAACTTATCTCCGACGGTTTTAAGCCGTCGAGGATAACGCGTCGGAAATAGCATTATGTCCGACgacagccgtcggacatagcCTATGTCCGACGGCCCTATCGAACCGTCGGAGATAAGGTGGCGTAACCGTTTTACCCGCTGCCTGGGCCCACGgctgttatgtccgacggttttaagccgtcggacataacatatacttatgtccgacggcctacactaagccgtcggacataacatttttcagaaattgcacaaaaatctgaaatttaaaaaatctgacatttgcaaatacaaaacagatttcatacacatatacacattcacattcacaaatatactcacataagtatacacattcacaaatataatcacataagcattcacatTCACAAAATTTAACATAACAAAATAGTTCCAAATAGTTGCAACAAGTGTTTACATAAATATAGTTGTCCAAACTCCAAACATATTCGACGGATAGGCTTTCACATGAAAGGTTACAACAAGTGTTTTACATCATtatcactcatatccatcgccacctcctccagctggaCTATGCGTGCTGAAAAGATTGTTCACCCACGAATGTGTTGTGTCGTcctgaccagacccatctccaggtgcgaCAACTGAAGtgggtggtgtctgaaatccctataacacaagcacatgaaatagtaaccactcagttgttcatttaaacacataagacatctatgaacatgtcacacacgcatatgtgtacataccataaggaattgtgacggaggcggaggcggtggtggaggcgccaacattggcagtgcaaagtccggaggcggcatcccatatgtcggcatcgggacgcccgcttgttgggctagttgctacaaattatatacaagtcattgttgagcaaacaagatacacatcaagtgttttgcaaaataagctacaaaatgttacttcaacttaccgagagaagagcttgattttgggcctggaggcttgcataatactcgtccctcttcttctggtactcggcttgttgtctctggtattcagattgttgcctctggtactccaattgttccctcaagactggttgatggtactctgcctgttgacgcaacaccgcaagctctatctcatgggctgctgat harbors:
- the LOC100502370 gene encoding uncharacterized protein LOC100502370; its protein translation is MATAPWSLPDFPDHALFLSLRADRFFRVPWSFFSLADSIFPSRAARRCSSPTPRPALCSLRPSGALSLARSSSPWSFLVALARIQRPASLSYGGRVPLLCARVPSPCSAHPWPHAPPARGALPYFRSGRALAPARTALELPCSQFSLRAAFSSSQPNSSTVQRPVERSSFHQPEAFSSPGAPARPLISPAAQLLARPCVRHGDSLCWRLTARPCPNAGHRLLPSSRVVRLPFVNPTWALSVS